In the genome of Poecilia reticulata strain Guanapo linkage group LG16, Guppy_female_1.0+MT, whole genome shotgun sequence, one region contains:
- the LOC103477808 gene encoding uncharacterized protein LOC103477808 has translation MEIMMTVQKCVLLWWLLCTAVLHSVSAGGAYCAKTARARSAALGLEYPGVHGAPDLSSSVGLWHPSTFSYDDLPLTESNMDSYEDDHKKAPSDKPQYIGTRARFPFSHGPFPQASRGQMADQILGVPRGLLNRRPESSLEEVNHVAPPTLVKAPSRPDPMNLHPQGHRKPFLFSRSENNPAGDEFAPNGRGMPLTGHAPPLTWGHAAYQSGINPEVPLLHSARFFQRRRGWAPVRGFWKVVKHPGHLAKNPRRRLGVRPLIQGRAILQRLRKTK, from the exons ATGGAAATTATGATGACAGTCCAGAAATGTGTGCTCCTCTGGTGGCTTCTCTG CACTGCTGTACTTCACTCTGTATCAGCTGGAGGGGCATATTGTGCTAAAACAGCGAGAG CTCGTTCAGCCGCTTTGGGTTTGGAGTATCCTGGAGTCCATGGAGCCCCTGATCTCTCCTCATCTGTTGGTTTGTGGCATCCTTCAACTTTTAGTTATGATGACCTGCCTCTAACTGAATCTAACATGGACTCTTATGAAGATGATCATAAGAAAGCCCCCTCTGATAAACCTCAGTATATAGGAACTCGCGCCAGGTTCCCGTTTAGCCATGGCCCATTCCCACAAGCCTCAAGGGGACAGATGGCTGACCAAATACTTGGCGTTCCTCGAGGTCTGTTGAACAGAAGGCCTGAGTCCAGTTTGGAGGAGGTCAACCATGTTGCCCCACCGACACTCGTCAAAGCCCCCAGCCGTCCTGACCCGATGAATCTGCACCCTCAAGGTCACAGAAAGCCGTTTCTGTTCAGTCGCAGCGAAAACAACCCTGCCGGTGACGAGTTTGCCCCAAATGGACGTGGCATGCCTTTGACTGGACATGCCCCGCCGCTGACCTGGGGTCATGCCGCTTACCAAAGTGGAATTAACCCTGAAGTCCCCCTTTTGCATTCTGCTCGCTTCTTCCAGAGACGGCGTGGCTGGGCTCCGGTGCGCGGCTTTTGGAAAGTGGTCAAGCACCCTGGCCATCTTGCCAAGAATCCACGCAGGAGACTTGGTGTGAGGCCTCTTATTCAAGGTAGAGCCATCTTACAGCgcttgagaaaaacaaagtaa